The following are encoded in a window of Panicum virgatum strain AP13 chromosome 5N, P.virgatum_v5, whole genome shotgun sequence genomic DNA:
- the LOC120673694 gene encoding pentatricopeptide repeat-containing protein At3g46790, chloroplastic — MSAPASPHTSLLHLAHCPFGPGRPRRARLRCLASLAGASPANENHLIQTLCAHGHLSRAAALLQGLPAPTQRTYESLLLAAARAGDAALAAAVHRRLESDPVFRSDPFLSTRLIDAYATLSALPAARQVFDEAPVKNIFVWNAMLKALALADHGEEALARLADMGRLGVSVDSYSYAHGLKACIAASASHVPASARVREMHAHAIRRGYGLHTHVATTLIDCYAKLGTVTYAERVFAWMPERTVVSWSAMIGCYAKNERPGDAIELFQEMMASDADTVPNSITIVSVLHACAGVNALGQGKVLHAYILRSGFDSLVSVLNALMAMYMKCGCLEVGRHIFNLIGRRRNVVSWNSLISGYGMHGFGRESVKVFEEMIKEGVSPNIITFVSVLGACSHAGLVEEGKKLFESMIEYNVTPRAEHYACMVDLLGRAGRLDEAVELIQSMRIGPSPQVWGSLLGACRIHGHVEYAEMACSHLFDLEPRNAGNYVLLADIYARAKLQNQVDVLKELLEEHALEKVPGCSWIEVKKKLYSFVSVDNKNPQMEELQALIGEFVTQMKNEGYVPDTGSVLYDIEEEEKERILLGHSEKLAVAFGLINTGRGEVIRITKNLRLCQDCHSVTKFISKFTEREIVVRDVNRFHQFRDGVCSCRDYW; from the coding sequence ATGTCCGCCCCCGCCTCGCCGCACACCTCCCTCCTCCACTTGGCCCACTGCCCGTTCGGGCCCGGGCGGCCGAGGCGGGCGCGCCTCAGGTGCCTCGCGTCGCTCGCGGGCGCTTCGCCGGCGAACGAGAACCATCTGATACAGACGCTCTGCGCCCACGGGCACCTCTCCCGGGCCGCGGCGCTCCTCCAGGGACTCCCGGCGCCCACGCAGCGCACCTACGAgtcgctcctcctcgccgccgcgcgggccggggacgccgcgctcgccgccgccgtgcaccgCCGGCTCGAGTCCGACCCGGTGTTCCGCTCGGACCCCTTCCTGTCGACCCGCCTCATCGACGCCTACGCCACGCTTAGCGCGCTCCCGGCCGCGCGCCAGGTGTTCGACGAGGCGCCCGTGAAGAACATCTTCGTGTGGAACGCGATGCTCAaggcgctcgcgctcgccgacCACGGCGAGGAGGCGCTCGCGCGCCTGGCCGACATGGGCAGGCTCGGCGTCTCTGTCGACAGCTACAGCTACGCGCACGGGCTTAAGGCCTGCATTGCAGCGTCGGCATCGCACGTGCCGGCCTCTGCCCGTGTACGGGAGATGCACGCTCATGCCATTCGTCGCGGCTATGGATTGCACACGCATGTCGCCACCACTCTTATTGACTGCTATGCGAAGCTTGGGACTGTCACCTACGCAGAGCGTGTGTTTGCTTGGATGCCTGAGAGGACTGTTGTGTCATGGAGTGCCATGATTGGTTGCTACGCCAAGAATGAGCGCCCTGGTGATGCGATTGAGCTCTTCCAGGAGATGATGGCTTCTGATGCAGACACGGTACCAAACTCAATCACAATTGTTAGCGTCTTGCATGCTTGTGCTGGGGTGAATGCGCTTGGGCAGGGCAAAGTGCTGCATGCATATATCCTTCGGAGTGGTTTTGACTCACTTGTTTCAGTGCTCAATGCATTGATGGCAATGTACATGAAATGCGGATGCCTTGAAGTTGGGCGGCACATCTTCAATTTGATAGGACGCAGAAGGAATGTTGTGTCATGGAATTCACTTATATCTGGATACGGAATGCATGGCTTCGGCCGTGAGTCAGTCAAAGTGTTTGAGGAGATGATAAAGGAGGGCGTTTCACCAAATATCATCACATTTGTCAGTGTCCTTGGGGCCTGTAGCCATGCTGGACTTGTGGAGGAGGGAAAGAAGCTATTTGAATCAATGATAGAGTACAATGTCACACCTCGCGCAGAGCACTATGCTTGCATGGTCGACCTTCTTGGTCGTGCTGGGCGTTTGGATGAAGCTGTGGAGCTGATACAGAGCATGCGTATTGGACCAAGCCCTCAAGTTTGGGGCTCACTTCTTGGAGCTTGCAGGATTCATGGCCATGTTGAGTATGCTGAGATGGCATGCTCTCACCTCTTCGATCTTGAGCCTCGAAATGCTGGAAATTATGTCCTCCTGGCAGATATTTATGCTCGAGCTAAATTGCAGAACCAAGTTGATGTGCTAAAGGAGCTACTTGAAGAGCATGCCCTGGAGAAGGTGCCAGGTTGTAGCTGGATAGAGGTGAAGAAGAAGCTGTACTCATTTGTCTCTGTGGATAACAAGAACCCGCAGATGGAGGAGCTGCAAGCCCTGATAGGCGAGTTTGTGACACAGATGAAGAATGAAGGTTATGTCCCTGACACAGGATCTGTTCTGTATGATATtgaagaagaggaaaaggagaGGATTCTGCTTGGCCACAGTGAGAAGTTGGCTGTTGCTTTTGGGCTTATCAACACAGGCAGGGGAGAGGTTATCAGGATCACCAAGAACCTGAGGCTTTGCCAGGACTGTCATTCAGTCACCAAGTTCATCTCGAAATTCACAGAGCGGGAGATTGTTGTGAGGGATGTTAATCGGTTCCACCAATTCAGAGATGGAGTTTGCTCATGCAGGGACTATTGGTGA
- the LOC120673121 gene encoding delta-1-pyrroline-5-carboxylate synthase 2-like translates to MGRGGIGGAAAMETADSTRAFVKDVKRIIIKVGTAVVTGQNGRLAMGRLGSLCEQVKQLNFQGYEVILVTSGAVGVGRQRLQYRKLIHSSFADLQNPQMDFDGKACAAVGQSGLMAIYDTLFSQLDVTSSQLLVTDRDFKDPNFGDQLRETVFALLDLKVIPLFNENDAISTRRQPYEDPSGIFWDNDSLAALLAAELSADILIMLSDVEGLYSGPPSDPQSKIIHTYVNEKHGKLISFGEKSCVGRGGMQAKVVAAANAASKGVPVVIASGFATDTIIKVLKGEKIGTLFHNEANSWECTKEATAREMAVAARDCSRCLQKLSSEERKKILLDIADALEANEDAIRRENEADVEAAQDAGYEKSLVARMTLKPGKITNLARSIRAIADMEDPISHTLKRTEVAKDLVFEKAYCPLGVLLIIFESRPDALVQIASLAIRSGNGLLLKGGKEAMRSNAILHKVITGAIPDSVGKKLIGLVTTKDEIADLLALDDVIDLVIPRGSKNLVSQIKATTKIPVLGHADGICHVYIDKSADMDMAKRIVLDAKVDYPAACNAMETLLVHKDLNKTEGLDDLLVELEKEGVVIYGGPVAHDKLNVPKVDSFRHEYSSMACTLEFVDDVHAAIDHINRYGSAHTDCIITTDEKAAEAFLQQVESAAVFHNASTRFCDGTRFGLGAEVGISTGRIHARGPVGVDGLLTTRCILRGSGQVVNGDKGVVYTHRDLPLQ, encoded by the exons ATGGGGAGGGGAGGGAtcgggggcgcggcggccatggagacCGCCGACTCCACCCGCGCATTCGTCAAGGACGTCAAGCGCATCATCATCAAG GTGGGCACAGCTGTTGTCACTGGGCAGAATGGCCGATTGGCTATGGGCAGGCTTGGGTCTCTGTGTGAACAg GTGAAGCAACTGAATTTTCAAGGGTATGAGGTGATTCTGGTAACATCAGGCGCTGTTGGTGTTGGGAGGCAGAGGCTGCAGTACCGGAAACTTATCCACAGCAG CTTCGCTGATCTGCAGAACCCGCAGATGGATTTTGATGGAAAGGCCTGTGCTGCCGTTGGTCAAAGTGGTTTGATGGCGATCTATGACACGTTGTTTAGCCAA CTTGATGTAACATCATCTCAACTTCTTGTAACGGACCGTGACTTTAAGGATCCAAATTTTGGGGACCAGCTTCGTGAGACTGTTTTTGCGCTATTGGATCTTAAAGTAATACCGCTATTTAATGAGAATGATGCCATCAGTACCAGGAGACAACCATATGAG GATCCTTCTGGTATATTCTGGGATAACGACAGTCTGGCAGCTCTGTTGGCAGCAGAACTTAGTGCTGACATTCTTATCATGCTTAGTGACGTGGAAGGACTCTATAGTGGTCCACCAAGTGATCCTCAATCAAAGATTATCCACACATATGTTAATGAAAAACATGGGAAGTTAATTAGTTTTGGAGAGAAGTCTTGCGTAGGAAGAGGTGGCATGCAAGCTAAAGTGGTTGCTGCTGCTAATGCTGCATCAAAAGGCGTACCTGTTGTCATTGCAAG TGGATTTGCAACGGATACAATTATTAAAGTTCTCAAAGGAGAAAAAATTGGTACACTTTTCCACAACGAAGCAAATTCGTGGGAATGTACTAAGGAAGCTACAGCTCGAGAGATGGCAGTTGCAGCAAGAGACTGTTCAAGATGCTTGCAG AAGTTGTCATCAGAGGAGCGCAAGAAGATTTTGCTAGATATTGCTGATGCTCTAGAAGCAAATGAAGATGCAATTAGGAGAGAAAATGAAGCTGATGTGGAGGCTGCACAAGATGCTGGTTATGAGAAATCATTGGTTGCTAGGATGACCCTAAAGCCAGGAAAG ATAACAAACCTTGCAAGATCTATTCGTGCAATTGCTGACATGGAGGACCCTATTTCCCACACATTGAAAAGAACAGAG GTTGCTAAGGATCTAGTTTTTGAGAAAGCATATTGTCCTTTGGGTGTTCTCCTCATTATTTTTGAGTCTCGCCCTGATGCATTGGTCCAG ATTGCATCTTTGGCAATCCGTAGTGGGAATGGCCTTCTTTTGAAAGGCGGAAAAGAAGCTATGAGGTCAAACGCAATATTACACAAG GTCATAACAGGGGCAATTCCAGATTCTGTCGGTAAAAAGCTCATTGGCCTTGTGACTACCAAAGATGAAATTGCTGATTTGCTAGCA CTTGATGATGtgattgatcttgtcattccaAGGGGCAGTAAGAATCTTGTCTCCCAAATCAAAGCAACAACTAAGATTCCAGTTTTAGGTCATGCTG ACGGTATCTGCCATGTTTACATTGATAAATCAGCTGACATGGATATGGCAAAACGTATAGTATTGGATGCAAAGGTGGATTACCCAGCAGCGTGCAATGCAATG GAAACACTACTTGTTCATAAAGATCTGAACAAGACCGAAGGCCTTGATGATTTATTAGTGGAACTTGAGAAAGAAG GAGTAGTTATTTATGGTGGGCCTGTTGCACATGACAAATTGAATGTACCAAAAGTAGATTCATTTCGTCATGAGTATAGCTCAATGGCATGCACCCTTGAATTTGTTGATGATGTACACGCAGCAATTGATCATATAAATCGTTATGGAAG TGCTCATACAGATTGCATCATCACAACTGATGAAAAGGCTGCAGAGGCTTTTCTGCAACAAGTTGAGAG TGCTGCTGTGTTTCATAATGCAAGCACAAGGTTTTGTGATGGGACTCGCTTTGGTCTAGGGGCAGAG GTTGGCATAAGTACAGGGCGCATACATGCTCGTGGACCTGTTGGTGTTGACGGGCTTCTTACTACCCGCTG CATCCTACGAGGCAGTGGACAAGTGGTGAACGGTGACAAGGGAGTGGTTTACACCCACAGGGATCTTCCTTTGCAATGA